The following are encoded together in the Pectobacterium wasabiae CFBP 3304 genome:
- the actP gene encoding cation/acetate symporter ActP encodes MKIRFMMLFGLLALPVLAWAADALTGDVQRQPLNIQAIVMFLLFVGGTLYITYWASKKTRSRSDYYTAGGNITGFQNGLAIAGDYMSAASFLGISALVYTSGYDGLIYSLGFLVGWPIILFLIAERLRNLGRYTFADVASYRLQQRPIRSLSACGSLVVVALYLIAQMVGAGKLIELLFGLNYHVAVVLVGILMVMYVMFGGMLATTWVQIIKAVLLLFGATFMAVMVMKSVGFSFDALFKQAMAVHPKGAAIMSPGGLVSDPISALSLGLGLMFGTAGLPHILMRFFTVSDAKEARKSVFYATGFMGYFYFLTFIIGFGAILLVSGNPAFKDATGALIGGNNMAAVHLADAVGGNFFLGFISAVAFATILAVVAGLTLAGASAVSHDLYSNVIKKGKATERDELKVSKITVLVLGVVAISLGILFENQNIAFMVGLAFSIAASCNFPIIIISMYWSKLTTRGAMIGGWAGLLTAVILMVLGPTIWVKILGHATPIYPYDYPALFSMLVAFIGIWFFSITDRSETGQQERARFHAQFVRSQTGVGASKGSSH; translated from the coding sequence ATGAAAATACGCTTTATGATGCTGTTCGGACTCTTAGCACTGCCAGTGCTTGCATGGGCAGCAGATGCACTCACAGGGGATGTCCAGCGCCAGCCGTTGAATATTCAGGCCATCGTGATGTTTCTGCTGTTCGTCGGCGGTACGCTGTATATTACCTACTGGGCGTCGAAGAAAACCCGCTCACGTAGCGATTATTATACGGCTGGCGGCAATATCACCGGTTTCCAGAACGGGCTGGCGATTGCGGGTGACTACATGTCAGCCGCCTCCTTCCTCGGTATTTCCGCACTGGTCTACACCTCCGGCTACGACGGCCTAATCTACTCGCTCGGCTTTTTGGTCGGTTGGCCAATTATCCTGTTTCTGATCGCAGAGAGACTACGCAACCTCGGGCGCTACACCTTTGCTGATGTCGCATCATACCGTTTGCAACAGCGTCCAATCCGTAGCCTTTCCGCCTGTGGTTCTCTGGTGGTCGTGGCATTGTACCTCATCGCACAGATGGTGGGCGCTGGGAAACTCATCGAACTGCTGTTCGGTCTCAACTACCATGTAGCTGTGGTACTGGTTGGCATTCTGATGGTGATGTACGTGATGTTTGGTGGCATGCTCGCCACCACATGGGTACAGATTATTAAAGCCGTCCTGCTGCTATTCGGCGCCACCTTCATGGCCGTCATGGTGATGAAATCCGTAGGATTTAGCTTTGATGCGCTGTTCAAACAGGCGATGGCGGTTCACCCGAAAGGCGCGGCAATCATGAGTCCTGGCGGACTGGTTTCTGACCCGATATCGGCATTGTCTCTCGGGTTGGGGCTGATGTTTGGTACGGCCGGTCTGCCGCACATTCTGATGCGTTTTTTCACCGTCAGCGATGCCAAAGAAGCCCGGAAAAGTGTGTTCTACGCCACGGGGTTTATGGGCTATTTCTACTTCCTGACCTTCATCATCGGCTTTGGAGCCATCCTGTTGGTAAGTGGCAACCCTGCGTTTAAGGATGCGACGGGCGCACTCATCGGCGGGAATAACATGGCGGCAGTGCATTTGGCTGATGCGGTCGGCGGCAACTTCTTCCTCGGCTTCATCTCCGCCGTAGCCTTTGCCACCATTCTGGCCGTCGTCGCTGGGCTGACGCTAGCGGGCGCGTCTGCGGTCTCTCACGATCTCTACTCCAACGTGATTAAGAAAGGAAAAGCGACAGAGCGCGATGAGCTGAAAGTCTCGAAAATCACCGTACTGGTGCTGGGCGTCGTGGCGATTTCGCTCGGTATCCTATTTGAGAACCAGAATATCGCCTTCATGGTTGGGCTGGCGTTCTCCATCGCCGCCAGTTGTAACTTCCCCATCATTATCATCTCGATGTACTGGTCGAAGCTGACGACACGCGGTGCCATGATTGGCGGTTGGGCAGGGCTATTAACGGCCGTCATTCTGATGGTGCTGGGGCCGACGATCTGGGTGAAAATACTCGGTCACGCCACACCGATTTATCCTTACGATTATCCAGCGCTCTTCTCCATGCTGGTCGCGTTTATCGGTATCTGGTTCTTCTCCATCACCGACCGTTCCGAAACCGGGCAGCAGGAACGCGCCCGCTTCCATGCACAGTTTGTCCGCTCACAAACCGGCGTCGGCGCGTCAAAAGGCAGTTCCCACTAA
- a CDS encoding polysaccharide lyase family protein: MKRSVLLLVGAMLAPYGYSAQDNAVSLSVSGLNTVLDNGLLKVTFGEDGSAVSMVTGDKNIVTNLSGAVRDPSKTRSAYLDYYVNNGSVKGVKDFTPERVEVLRNDREMAHVAYIDDRGGLLKLEYHLIMRRGVSGLYSYVVAENSGNQNVNVSELRNVYRFDPARLDHLYSGVRQGKPLLYRQLEASPKVQDETWRLPDGSIYSKYDFAGYMRAAPFWGVFGNGVGAWLIHGNREYFSGDALKQDLLVHQDAIILNYMTGSHFGTPDMKAPPGWKKFYGPWLLYINQGDTEQMLADAQRQALTETVSWPYQWVNDPRYAFERTQVSGRVASQQPVTVVLSSSLDEPFDVQTRGYSYQATTDSQGSFAISHVRPGNYHLAVYANGGTQPGVLAEQTLSVSGDKKMLPMITLPKAEPIVWAIGQANRQASEFRFGNEARNTRWQHEVPADLTFDIGRSDYQRDWYYAQTKPGKWDIRFALQPEKKTYFLNIALAAASNSGMSEPTTPQLAVMVNGTTLETLTYDNDKAIYRGALQSGRYHVARIPVSSGFLKNGNNTITLQLKGGSVMYDVVTLSEE; the protein is encoded by the coding sequence GTGAAGCGATCTGTCTTGCTGTTGGTGGGCGCCATGCTGGCACCCTATGGCTATAGTGCACAGGATAATGCCGTGTCGTTATCCGTTTCGGGCTTGAATACCGTGCTGGATAATGGCTTGCTGAAAGTCACATTCGGGGAGGATGGCAGCGCGGTGAGTATGGTGACGGGGGACAAAAATATTGTCACCAACCTGTCCGGTGCGGTGCGCGATCCGAGCAAAACCCGTAGCGCTTACCTCGATTACTATGTCAATAATGGCAGTGTTAAAGGCGTCAAAGATTTTACCCCTGAGCGCGTAGAGGTGCTACGTAACGATCGTGAGATGGCGCATGTCGCCTATATCGACGATCGCGGCGGGCTGCTAAAACTCGAATACCACCTGATTATGCGGCGCGGCGTTAGCGGTCTTTATAGCTATGTGGTGGCCGAAAATAGCGGGAATCAGAATGTTAACGTCAGTGAACTACGTAACGTTTACCGCTTCGATCCTGCGCGATTAGACCATCTCTACAGTGGCGTTCGTCAGGGCAAACCGCTGCTCTATCGTCAGCTTGAGGCCTCGCCAAAGGTGCAGGATGAAACCTGGCGACTGCCGGATGGCAGTATCTATTCTAAATATGATTTTGCTGGCTACATGCGTGCCGCCCCTTTCTGGGGCGTCTTCGGTAACGGTGTGGGTGCATGGTTGATTCACGGCAATCGGGAGTATTTCTCCGGCGATGCGCTCAAGCAGGATTTACTGGTGCATCAGGATGCGATCATTCTGAACTATATGACGGGGTCGCACTTTGGCACGCCGGATATGAAAGCCCCGCCGGGCTGGAAAAAATTCTACGGGCCGTGGCTGCTGTACATTAACCAGGGCGATACCGAACAGATGCTGGCGGATGCACAGCGTCAGGCGCTGACGGAAACGGTCAGTTGGCCGTATCAATGGGTGAACGATCCCCGCTATGCGTTTGAACGCACGCAGGTTAGCGGACGCGTTGCTAGCCAGCAGCCCGTCACCGTCGTGCTTTCATCATCATTGGATGAGCCGTTTGATGTGCAAACCCGTGGCTATTCGTATCAGGCAACGACAGACTCGCAGGGAAGTTTTGCCATTTCTCATGTCCGTCCGGGTAATTACCATCTGGCCGTGTACGCCAACGGCGGTACGCAGCCGGGAGTATTGGCAGAGCAAACGCTGTCCGTTTCTGGTGATAAGAAAATGCTGCCGATGATAACGCTGCCGAAAGCTGAACCGATTGTCTGGGCTATTGGACAGGCAAATCGTCAGGCGAGCGAATTCCGCTTTGGTAACGAGGCGCGCAACACCCGCTGGCAGCATGAGGTTCCGGCTGATTTGACGTTTGATATTGGCCGTAGCGACTATCAGCGTGACTGGTACTACGCACAAACCAAACCGGGAAAATGGGATATCCGTTTTGCTCTACAACCTGAAAAGAAAACCTATTTCCTGAACATCGCTCTGGCGGCAGCCAGCAACAGCGGTATGAGTGAACCGACTACGCCGCAGTTGGCGGTAATGGTAAACGGCACTACGCTGGAAACGCTGACTTACGACAACGATAAAGCCATCTATCGCGGTGCGCTGCAGAGTGGTCGCTATCACGTTGCGCGTATCCCCGTGTCATCCGGTTTCCTGAAAAACGGTAACAACACCATCACACTGCAATTAAAAGGCGGCAGCGTGATGTATGACGTGGTGACGTTAAGCGAGGAATAA
- the acs gene encoding acetate--CoA ligase: protein MTQHNKHAIPAAIAENALINAQQYENMYRLSVDDPATFWGEQGKIVDWIKPYETIKNTSFDPGHIRIRWFEDGTLNVAANCLDRHLAERGDQTAIIWEGDDATESKKVTYRELHQSVCRFANVLKSQGVKKGDVVAIYMPMVPEAAVAMLACARIGAIHSVIFGGFSPEAISGRIIDSSAKLVITADEGVRAGRVIPLKKNIDEALKNPNVTTISSVIVFRRTGKSGEWKDGRDLWWHDLVEKADDHCPPEEMNAEDPLFILYTSGSTGKPKGVLHTTGGYLVYAALTFKYVFDYHPGDIYWCTADVGWVTGHSYLLYGPLACGAITLMFEGVPTWPDASRMAQVVDKHKVNILYTAPTAIRALMAEGDKAIEGTSRESLRIMGSVGEPINPEAWEWYFNKIGNGKCPIVDTWWQTETGGFMITPLPGAIEAKAGSATRPFFGVQPALVDNLGNPQEGTNEGNLVIVDSWPGQARTLFGDHDRFEQTYFSTFKGMYFSGDGARRDEDGYYWITGRVDDVLNVSGHRLGTAEIESALVAHPKIAEAAVVGIPHHMKGQAIYAYITLNHGEEPSSELYTEVRNWVRKEIGPIATPDILHWTDSLPKTRSGKIMRRILRKIAAGDTSNLGDTSTLADPGVVEKLLEEKQAMSTASQ from the coding sequence ATGACACAACATAATAAACACGCCATTCCCGCCGCTATTGCGGAAAATGCACTGATTAATGCCCAGCAATACGAAAATATGTATCGGCTGTCCGTTGACGATCCCGCCACCTTTTGGGGTGAGCAGGGAAAGATCGTCGATTGGATCAAACCCTATGAAACGATCAAGAACACCTCATTCGACCCAGGCCACATCCGTATTCGCTGGTTTGAGGACGGTACGCTTAATGTGGCAGCAAACTGCCTGGACCGCCATCTGGCCGAGCGTGGCGATCAAACCGCCATTATTTGGGAAGGCGATGACGCAACAGAAAGTAAGAAAGTCACCTATCGAGAGCTGCACCAATCCGTGTGCCGCTTCGCCAATGTACTGAAGTCGCAAGGCGTCAAGAAAGGCGATGTCGTTGCCATTTATATGCCAATGGTGCCGGAAGCGGCGGTGGCAATGCTGGCCTGTGCCAGAATCGGCGCGATTCACTCGGTGATCTTCGGGGGCTTCTCTCCCGAAGCCATTTCCGGGCGTATCATCGACTCCAGCGCCAAACTCGTCATCACCGCCGATGAAGGCGTTCGCGCCGGGCGTGTGATTCCGCTGAAGAAGAATATTGATGAGGCGTTAAAGAACCCAAATGTCACCACTATTTCTAGCGTTATCGTTTTCCGTCGCACGGGAAAGAGCGGTGAATGGAAAGATGGGCGCGATCTGTGGTGGCACGATCTGGTAGAAAAAGCAGACGACCATTGCCCACCAGAAGAGATGAATGCAGAAGATCCGCTGTTTATCCTTTATACATCGGGTTCAACCGGCAAACCCAAAGGTGTATTGCATACCACTGGCGGCTATCTGGTTTACGCCGCACTAACCTTCAAGTATGTCTTCGACTACCATCCTGGTGACATCTACTGGTGTACGGCGGACGTTGGCTGGGTTACGGGGCATAGCTACCTGCTTTATGGCCCGCTGGCATGCGGCGCGATTACGCTGATGTTCGAAGGCGTACCAACCTGGCCGGACGCTAGTCGTATGGCGCAAGTTGTTGATAAGCATAAGGTCAATATTCTCTATACCGCCCCTACTGCAATCCGCGCGCTGATGGCCGAAGGTGACAAGGCTATCGAGGGCACATCACGTGAATCGCTCAGGATCATGGGGTCTGTCGGTGAGCCGATCAACCCGGAAGCCTGGGAGTGGTATTTCAACAAAATCGGCAATGGCAAATGCCCAATTGTCGATACCTGGTGGCAAACGGAAACGGGCGGCTTCATGATCACTCCGCTCCCCGGTGCAATCGAAGCGAAAGCCGGTTCCGCAACGCGTCCATTCTTCGGTGTACAACCTGCGCTAGTCGACAATCTCGGCAATCCACAGGAAGGCACCAACGAAGGCAATCTGGTGATTGTGGATTCCTGGCCAGGTCAGGCAAGGACGCTGTTTGGCGATCACGATCGCTTTGAGCAAACCTACTTTTCCACTTTCAAAGGCATGTATTTCAGCGGCGACGGCGCGCGCCGTGACGAGGATGGCTATTACTGGATCACGGGTCGTGTTGACGATGTGCTGAACGTTTCCGGCCACCGTCTGGGGACGGCAGAAATCGAGTCTGCGCTCGTTGCCCATCCTAAGATTGCCGAAGCGGCCGTAGTCGGTATCCCGCACCATATGAAAGGGCAGGCCATTTACGCCTATATCACACTAAACCACGGCGAAGAGCCGTCCAGCGAACTGTATACGGAAGTGCGCAACTGGGTGCGTAAGGAAATCGGCCCCATTGCCACACCGGACATCCTGCACTGGACTGACTCCTTACCGAAAACGCGATCCGGCAAAATTATGCGTCGTATTTTGCGTAAGATCGCCGCCGGTGACACCAGCAATCTGGGGGACACCTCAACGCTGGCCGATCCTGGCGTCGTCGAAAAACTGCTCGAAGAAAAGCAGGCCATGAGTACCGCCTCTCAATAG
- a CDS encoding DUF485 domain-containing protein: MNDAIYQRIESNPLFRELVNKRQRFAAFLSLIMLVLYVGFILLIAFAPSWLGTPIAPGSSITRGIPIGVGLIAISFILTGVYVYRANGEFDRLTKQLLDEVKQ; this comes from the coding sequence ATGAATGATGCCATTTATCAACGGATTGAAAGTAACCCCTTATTCAGAGAACTGGTCAACAAGCGACAGCGTTTTGCCGCTTTTCTTTCACTGATCATGCTGGTGCTTTATGTCGGTTTTATTCTATTGATCGCTTTTGCGCCAAGCTGGTTAGGCACCCCTATCGCTCCGGGCTCCAGTATTACCCGTGGTATTCCGATCGGGGTAGGATTGATTGCGATTTCCTTCATTCTAACAGGCGTCTATGTGTATCGCGCTAACGGTGAATTTGATCGTCTGACCAAGCAGTTACTGGATGAGGTAAAGCAATGA